In Polaribacter pacificus, the genomic window AATCCAGCGTCTGCAATAATGCTCATTGTTTCTATTTCCGTGTGGATCTTGTTGTTGGGTAATATGAAGCTCTTTTTTTAGTTTAAAAAGTTCTTTTTTCTTGGTTTTGTTAAATCGTAAGAAAAACAAGTTTTTAATGTGAAAATGTTTAGGTAAGATATTGGTCAGTCTTTGATAAAATGTTTCAGGCGAGCAGTTGTATTGATTTAAGATGTTTTCAAACTCATTTGGTTGCCATGTTTGATTGTTGAAGACCTGTTTTAAATTTTTAACGATTGAGTTTTTAGGAATAATTAATGCTCCTGCAAAATATGAGGCGATAAAATTGTTTAAGACTTGGTCAAAACTTTTAAATTCTATCCAAGGGAATGTATAAAGTCTGTCTTCAATTTTAAGGTAATTGTATGCTAGTTCTTTAGCGTATATAAAAGTTTTTTGAGCTTCGCTGATGTTTTCTTTTAAAAGTAGTATGTTCTTTTTTGGTATATAGATGGTTCGAAGTTCTTCTAAGTTATTGTGGGTTGAAAATTCTGTGGTGTTAATGGTGTAATTAAATTCTTCTATTAGGATTTCTTCTAAGTCTAGAGATTTAATTTTTTGATCTAAATTGATTTGATATTCTTTTGCGAATTTTTCAACAGCTGACTCTGTTTCTTCAAAATAATTATTATGTGCTTCTTGGTAAGAACGCAAAGAAGCTAAGAAAAAACTCTCGCGGGTTAGGTTGTAGTTTTGAGCAATTTTAATAATTGTACTTATAAAAGCGTTTACTTTTGCCGGTGCATTTGCTACAATATCTATAAGGTTGTTTTCTTTTATTCCGAATAGATCTAACGGTATTTCTTTAAGGATTTTAGATTGCAAAATTTCACCAATTGGAGCGAGGTTTTTGTCTAGTTTTAAAGAGACTAAGTGGTCATAGGGTACTTCGAGCTTGTCAGAAAGTACTGCAATTTTATCTGTTTTTGGGTATTTTTTGCCTTTTTCGATTTCATTTAAATATGATTTTGATAGCCCAGTAAGCTTCGCTAATCCAAAGAGAGATAGGTTTTTATCTGTTCTTAGTTGCTTTAGTTTTAAACCAAAGATTAGCCGAATGTATTCATCTTCTATTTCCATATTCCAAAGATACTTAAAATTAGCGAATCTCTACAAAATATATATTTTTATAAATTTAGCGAACGTTCGCTTGTGGAGTTCAAAATTATTTTTTACTATTGCAACGTAGAAACTAAAATATAGATAAAATGATACAAACTTCTAAGGCAGATAAAATTCAAATAAATAATTTTGAAGCAAGTGATTATCAAACAATTTTAACAGATAGAGCTTTGCTTTTTTTAGAAAGTTTGCATTTAAAATTTAATACAAAAAGACTTGATTTATTGGAATCCAGAAAAAAACAGCAAGCTTTTTTTGATGCAGGTAATTTTCCAAGTTTCCCAAAAGAAACTCAGGATATTCGTGATGGAGATTGGACTTGTGCGCCTTTGCCTAATGATTTATTAGATAGGAGAGTAGAGATAACTGGCCCTGTAGATCGCAAGATGGTAATCAATGCTTTGAATTCTGGGGCAAAATTATTTATGGCTGATTTTGAAGACAGTACTTCGCCTACTATCCACAATATTTTAGATGGGCAAATAAACCTAAGGGATGCTGTTAATAAGACTATTTCTTTCGAAGATTCAATCAAAGGAAAACACTATCAGTTAGCCGCTAATACAGCTACGTTATTAGTTAGACCCAGAGGGTTGCATTTAGATGAAAAACACCTGTTTTTTAAAGGTGAAGCACTGTCGGGTTCTTTAGTAGATTTTGGTTTGTA contains:
- a CDS encoding helix-turn-helix domain-containing protein, with translation MEIEDEYIRLIFGLKLKQLRTDKNLSLFGLAKLTGLSKSYLNEIEKGKKYPKTDKIAVLSDKLEVPYDHLVSLKLDKNLAPIGEILQSKILKEIPLDLFGIKENNLIDIVANAPAKVNAFISTIIKIAQNYNLTRESFFLASLRSYQEAHNNYFEETESAVEKFAKEYQINLDQKIKSLDLEEILIEEFNYTINTTEFSTHNNLEELRTIYIPKKNILLLKENISEAQKTFIYAKELAYNYLKIEDRLYTFPWIEFKSFDQVLNNFIASYFAGALIIPKNSIVKNLKQVFNNQTWQPNEFENILNQYNCSPETFYQRLTNILPKHFHIKNLFFLRFNKTKKKELFKLKKELHITQQQDPHGNRNNEHYCRRWIALKTLNDLEKSKKLKTTFNLQISSYENSNSNYLVLSSAGADPFKKDQNRSTCIGMLLSPHLKKKIQFSEDPNIPTRIVGVTCETCAVNNCKERIMPALILNKQLQYKEISETVKGILNKFS